In the genome of Myxococcus guangdongensis, one region contains:
- a CDS encoding EI24 domain-containing protein, producing MSPPSPIPTVSPQPRLSDFFQGLGLLGRAAGLILRSRRLFVLSTLCAVVTAIALVGLAWLLYHYAPQALGSVWPLPESWYGRGAWYTVLVLAGLVLWVVGANIVPPLLLAPLQDPLSEATEALCGGNDGPPFTLAGFVRGITTGLFHTLARLFFLVAGLTLLLPLHLIPGVGSVLWTVLGALWTMTWMAGEFLAAPMTRHLYPFAEVRRMLRQRRALCLGLGAGVYVLLWVPILNTFFLPVAIVAGTLLYRGFLKAGLLPPPPGASQGALP from the coding sequence CCAGGGCCTGGGCCTCCTCGGCCGGGCCGCGGGCCTCATCCTGCGCTCCCGCCGCCTCTTCGTGCTGTCCACCCTGTGCGCCGTCGTCACCGCCATCGCCCTGGTGGGCCTGGCCTGGCTGCTGTACCACTACGCCCCCCAGGCCCTGGGCTCCGTCTGGCCCCTGCCCGAGTCCTGGTACGGCCGGGGCGCCTGGTACACGGTGCTGGTGCTCGCGGGCCTGGTGCTCTGGGTGGTGGGCGCCAACATCGTCCCGCCCCTCCTGCTGGCCCCCCTGCAGGATCCGCTGTCGGAGGCCACCGAGGCCCTCTGTGGAGGAAACGACGGCCCACCCTTCACCCTGGCCGGCTTCGTGCGGGGCATCACCACGGGCCTCTTCCACACGCTCGCCCGGCTCTTCTTCCTGGTCGCCGGGCTGACGCTCCTGCTCCCCCTGCACCTCATCCCCGGGGTGGGCAGCGTGCTGTGGACGGTGCTCGGGGCCCTGTGGACGATGACCTGGATGGCGGGCGAGTTCCTGGCCGCCCCCATGACGCGCCACCTGTACCCCTTCGCCGAGGTGCGCCGGATGCTCCGCCAGCGCCGCGCCCTCTGCCTGGGCCTGGGGGCGGGCGTCTACGTCCTGCTCTGGGTGCCGATCCTCAATACGTTCTTCCTCCCGGTGGCCATCGTCGCGGGGACCCTCCTCTACCGGGGGTTCCTGAAGGCAGGCCTCCTGCCGCCCCCTCCCGGGGCCAGCCAGGGGGCGCTGCCCTGA